From a single Apium graveolens cultivar Ventura chromosome 2, ASM990537v1, whole genome shotgun sequence genomic region:
- the LOC141690061 gene encoding protein FAR1-RELATED SEQUENCE 5-like gives MPFIPITGVNHHYQNILFGFALVRDETEASYKWVLRTWLEAIDNKPPRTIITDQDIALGNAIAEVMPMPQTKHTYCTWHISSKFPEKLSYLYTNYSEFKTDFNACVYKSLIPTEFEGRWEQLVEKYDLEDYAWLNDMYVIRTQWIGAYTKQHFSAGMTTTSRSESTNSFFDEYVQSSIALKEFIENSQKDLETQYLKEVKADYDTEQLERRLVLHSSLEMHASKIYTKKMFKRFQKELMKSMLHLNSVKNNGTYMSKLYLVEKATLSENCRRKYRVTVFMYEKIECSCKKFEHSGMICKHIIRYLDKKQKIKIPESLIMGRWTMNGNKIAGPLPYAPPAIGNTGALQPLRYGALCKYFQDLAASGSCSVSRYKYLMGVIDRDKRYLKDAFADEDRSERTHEAKTQEDYQHDPIFDPPTSKTKGRKKIKRFKSRIETTTSKIKIKPRKCNYCGEIGGEHDARNCPLREEHDRRNF, from the coding sequence ATGCCTTTCATACCTATTACGGGCGTaaaccaccattatcaaaatatACTATTTGGATTTGCACTTGTAAGGGATGAGACTGAGGCATCGTATAAGTGGGTTTTGAGGACATGGTTGGAAGCCATCGACAATAAACCGCCTCGAACAATTATTACTGATCAAGACATTGCATTGGGAAATGCCATTGCCGAGGTCATGCCTATGCCACAAACAAAGCATACATATTGTACATGGCATATAAGTAGTAAGTTTCCTGAGAAGTTGTCTTATTTGTACACAAATTATTCGGAgttcaagacagattttaatGCATGTGTGTACAAGTCATTGATACCTACAGAATTTGAAGGTAGATGGGAGCAATTAGTCGAGAAGTACGATCTTGAGGATTATGCTTGGTTAAATGACATGTATGTTATTAGAACTCAATGGATTGGTGCTTACACGAAGCAACATTTTTCCGCCGGCATGACTACAACTTCAAGAAGCGAGTCTACAAATTCTTTTTTTGATGAATATGTGCAATCATCTATCGCTTTGAAGGAATTCATTGAGAACTCCCAAAAGGATTTGGAGACACAATATCTGAAGGAGGTTAAAGCCGATTATGACACCGAACAATTGGAAAGGAGATTAGTTTTGCACTCATCCTTGGAAATGCATGCATCCAAAATCTACACGAAAAAAATGTTCAAACGTTTTCAAAAGGAGCTTATGAAAAGTATGTTACATCTAAACAGTGTCAAAAATAATGGAACTTATATGTCGAAACTGTATTTGGTTGAGAAGGCTACCCTGTCGGAGAATTGCAGAAGAAAATATCGAGTGACGGTTTTCATGTACGAAAAAATTGAATGCTCGTGTAAGAAGTTTGAACATTCCGGGATGATTTGCAAACACATAATCCGTTATCTTGacaaaaaacaaaaaatcaaGATACCAGAAAGTCTCATCATGGGTAGGTGGACAATGAACGGCAACAAAATTGCGGGGCCTCTTCCATATGCTCCTCCCGCTATTGGTAATACTGGTGCGTTACAACCATTAAGGTATGGTGCATTGTGCAAATATTTTCAAGATTTAGCTGCTTCCGGTAGTTGTTCTGTTTCACGGTATAAATATTTAATGGGTGTGATTGATAGAGATAAGAGATACTTGAAAGATGCTTTTGCGGATGAAGATCGTAGCGAAAGAACCCATGAGGCGAAAACTCAAGAGGACTACCAACATGATCCAATATTCGATCCTCCAACGTCGAAAACTAAAGGaaggaaaaaaataaaaagattTAAAAGTAGAATTGAGACGACAACTTCAAAGATCAAGATCAAGCCTCGCAAGTGCAATTATTGTGGGGAGATCGGAGGAGAACATGATGCAAGAAACTGTCCTCTAAGGGAGGAGCATGATCGAAGAAATTTTTAG